A single window of Pseudomonas lutea DNA harbors:
- the tssM gene encoding type VI secretion system membrane subunit TssM has protein sequence MKEICKKTGALLRQTWMWTLLLVLCLALFVWVLGPVLAVDERKFWESASSRLLTISALFLSWGLAMVYVGWRAGVAEKAVEGSEIGQARSLHDDRQDEEQAELRSRFSDALKTLKTSSLYRGRLENGRADLPWYLLIGPEGSGKTTLLECSGLDFPLNKLERTLSRNPQATRHCDWYFANSGVLLDTPGRYLTQPGQDVDRNAWTALLGLLRKHRRRRPLNGVLVTLPVDLLLNGSELALETVARQVRARLQEVHQKLRLEVPVYLVLSKADSLPGFSEFFDTLTADESDQVLGTSFRKGQNGTDAGVLRDEFGALLLGLNNQVITRIHQERDPSRRGLILDFPCQLSSIGEQLCLFVELAFTGTRYQPASQLRGFYLTCATLTAQQEAALGAGMAPPPGIPLGQVATLRNSRARFIHHLLSRVIFPEADLAGLDIREQQRIHWAQRMLYVGAIVALALFGMLWVGSFSFNYERLDRVGELARAWAEQRSAPKPQDTLLAMLETLDTGYAATQVFADKGQVEYQARGGLYQGEAVNRVIAQAYERELESQLLPQVAAMLEGQMVAHLDSREGLLKRLRAYLMLGMKDRRDAAWLKDEVAADWSALYPEDAAVQNRLNGHFERLLKLPFVHVLNDQRVAQARQVLRSESLATVVYRMLREQAASLPAYSFDQHLGPQAAMFVGTDAVIPGFYTRQGYQQYFSLQGARVVADILRDNWVLGEGSGLSDMDMRRLMVELEQLYFRDYADQWGEAISAVELAGPYDFVDSAQQLAGLTSAHSPVVNLLREVREHTRFTPLAETLTTAVDANAQPKDKDGAAGKTVAVISKTTDAPRAAIPDTARKSLQNRFDPLHRLLDDKDGPAADLLPVLGMLNELQMQMASLGQAGSPEQAAFEMAKSRMGGQRDALGSLRAASSRLPRPVGTWFNALAEDAWRLVLNDAYRHINQRYQSEVYGFYAKAISKRYPFKADSVSDVALGDFREFFKVQGLAERFFDSFMRPFVSGEAGTLRLRSIDGQSLPVSRVYLEQMAAVRVIRQGFFADDPAEPQVQFKLEPHTLDSSVSRSEFKLGDKTLEYRHGPIVAVSFKWPTDADAGRTSLVLDRMVGRPLGIEESTGPWSLFRLLDSMEREELSGRDVLVLKADVGGLRASYVLTSQRSPNPFDLSALRRLRMPAQL, from the coding sequence ATGAAAGAGATTTGCAAGAAAACCGGCGCGTTGTTGCGTCAGACCTGGATGTGGACACTGCTGTTGGTGTTATGCCTGGCGCTGTTTGTCTGGGTTTTGGGGCCGGTGTTGGCCGTCGATGAGCGGAAGTTCTGGGAGAGTGCCAGCTCCCGCTTGCTGACCATCAGCGCACTGTTCCTGTCCTGGGGGCTGGCAATGGTCTATGTCGGTTGGCGGGCGGGAGTGGCCGAAAAGGCGGTCGAAGGCAGCGAAATCGGTCAGGCGCGCAGCTTGCACGACGACCGGCAGGATGAGGAACAGGCCGAACTTCGCTCGCGATTCAGTGATGCGCTGAAGACACTGAAAACCTCGAGCCTGTATCGCGGCCGTCTTGAAAACGGGCGTGCTGACTTGCCGTGGTACCTGCTGATCGGCCCCGAGGGCAGTGGAAAAACCACCTTGCTGGAATGCTCGGGGCTTGATTTTCCGCTGAACAAGCTTGAGCGCACGCTCAGCCGAAACCCTCAAGCCACTCGCCACTGCGACTGGTACTTCGCCAATAGTGGCGTGCTTCTGGATACCCCTGGCCGGTACCTGACCCAGCCTGGTCAGGATGTCGACCGCAATGCCTGGACGGCGTTGCTGGGTCTGTTGCGCAAGCACCGTCGTCGTCGCCCGCTTAATGGTGTGCTGGTCACGTTACCTGTCGACCTGTTACTCAACGGCAGCGAGCTCGCGCTCGAAACCGTTGCGCGGCAGGTGCGAGCACGTTTGCAGGAGGTCCATCAGAAGCTGCGTCTCGAAGTGCCGGTGTACCTGGTATTGAGCAAGGCCGACAGCCTTCCTGGCTTCTCCGAGTTTTTCGACACTTTGACTGCTGACGAGAGCGACCAAGTGCTCGGTACCAGCTTCCGCAAAGGGCAGAACGGCACCGATGCGGGCGTCTTGCGCGATGAGTTCGGCGCGCTTTTGCTGGGTCTGAACAATCAGGTGATCACCCGTATTCACCAGGAACGTGATCCCTCGCGACGAGGACTCATACTCGACTTCCCGTGCCAACTGAGCAGCATCGGCGAACAGCTCTGTCTTTTCGTGGAGCTGGCGTTCACGGGCACTCGCTACCAGCCTGCAAGCCAGTTGCGCGGCTTCTATCTGACCTGCGCAACACTCACAGCTCAGCAGGAAGCCGCCCTCGGCGCGGGCATGGCGCCCCCTCCAGGCATCCCGTTGGGGCAAGTGGCGACCCTGCGCAACAGCCGGGCGCGCTTTATCCATCACCTGCTCAGCCGAGTGATTTTTCCGGAGGCAGACCTTGCCGGCCTCGACATCCGCGAGCAACAGCGCATTCACTGGGCGCAGCGCATGCTGTACGTGGGTGCGATCGTGGCACTCGCGCTATTTGGCATGCTCTGGGTCGGGAGTTTTTCCTTCAATTACGAACGGCTGGATCGCGTCGGTGAGCTTGCCCGTGCATGGGCCGAACAACGTTCGGCGCCGAAGCCACAGGACACCTTGCTGGCCATGCTTGAAACCCTCGACACCGGCTATGCGGCGACGCAGGTGTTTGCTGATAAAGGGCAAGTCGAGTATCAGGCGCGCGGCGGTCTTTATCAGGGAGAAGCCGTCAATCGCGTGATCGCGCAAGCCTACGAACGTGAGCTGGAGTCTCAGCTGCTGCCACAGGTCGCGGCAATGCTGGAAGGCCAGATGGTCGCCCATCTGGATAGCCGCGAGGGACTGCTTAAACGCCTGCGCGCTTATCTGATGCTAGGGATGAAAGACCGGCGCGACGCGGCTTGGCTCAAAGATGAAGTCGCCGCCGACTGGTCGGCCCTTTACCCCGAGGACGCCGCAGTGCAAAACAGGCTGAACGGCCATTTTGAGCGACTGCTGAAGCTGCCTTTCGTGCATGTGCTCAATGATCAGCGAGTGGCCCAGGCCCGCCAGGTATTGCGCAGTGAGTCCCTGGCGACGGTGGTCTATCGGATGCTGCGCGAGCAGGCGGCCAGCTTGCCGGCCTATAGTTTCGACCAGCATCTGGGCCCGCAAGCGGCAATGTTTGTCGGCACGGATGCCGTGATCCCGGGGTTCTACACCCGTCAGGGCTACCAGCAGTATTTTTCGCTGCAGGGCGCTCGCGTGGTTGCCGATATCCTGCGTGACAACTGGGTGCTGGGTGAGGGCTCCGGCCTCAGCGACATGGACATGCGTCGTCTGATGGTCGAACTGGAGCAGCTTTACTTTCGGGATTACGCTGATCAGTGGGGCGAAGCCATCAGCGCCGTCGAGCTTGCCGGCCCCTACGATTTTGTCGACAGCGCGCAACAGTTGGCCGGCCTGACGTCGGCGCATTCCCCGGTGGTCAATCTGCTGCGCGAAGTGCGCGAGCACACCCGCTTCACCCCCCTCGCCGAAACCCTGACCACTGCCGTTGACGCCAATGCGCAGCCCAAGGACAAAGATGGCGCTGCAGGCAAAACGGTAGCCGTCATCAGCAAGACAACGGACGCGCCAAGGGCGGCAATTCCCGATACGGCGCGCAAATCGCTGCAAAACCGGTTTGATCCCTTGCACCGCCTGCTCGACGACAAAGATGGGCCAGCGGCCGATCTACTGCCAGTTCTGGGCATGCTGAACGAGCTGCAAATGCAGATGGCGAGCCTGGGCCAGGCCGGTTCGCCCGAGCAGGCCGCATTTGAGATGGCCAAGTCCCGCATGGGTGGTCAGCGCGATGCACTCGGCAGCCTGCGCGCTGCATCCAGTCGCCTGCCGCGTCCAGTGGGAACGTGGTTCAACGCCTTGGCCGAAGATGCCTGGCGGCTGGTGCTCAACGATGCTTATCGGCATATCAACCAGCGTTACCAGAGCGAGGTGTACGGCTTCTACGCCAAGGCGATCAGCAAGCGTTATCCGTTCAAGGCCGACAGCGTCAGTGATGTGGCGCTGGGTGATTTTCGGGAGTTCTTCAAGGTTCAAGGGCTTGCCGAGCGTTTCTTCGACAGCTTCATGCGCCCGTTCGTGAGCGGCGAGGCAGGCACCTTGCGCCTGCGCAGCATCGACGGGCAAAGCTTGCCGGTCTCCCGGGTTTATCTCGAGCAAATGGCTGCCGTTCGGGTCATTCGTCAAGGTTTTTTTGCAGACGACCCCGCCGAGCCTCAAGTGCAGTTCAAGCTTGAGCCTCATACCCTGGACTCTTCTGTGAGCCGTTCCGAATTCAAGCTCGGCGATAAAACCCTTGAGTACCGCCACGGGCCTATCGTTGCGGTGTCGTTCAAGTGGCCCACGGATGCCGACGCCGGCCGAACCAGCCTGGTCCTCGACCGAATGGTCGGTCGTCCTCTGGGCATTGAAGAAAGCACCGGCCC